From a single Cupriavidus taiwanensis LMG 19424 genomic region:
- a CDS encoding HlyC/CorC family transporter, whose protein sequence is MNDPYPSSKPAYLKQADRPRSLLERLSDLISPEPDTRAELLEVLQEAHERSLIDADSLSMIEGVFQVSELTAADIMVPRAQMDLVNIADAPETFIPFMQQTAHSRFPVYEGSRDNIIGILLAKDLLRYYTDPAFDLRETLRPAVFIPESKRLNILLRDFRINRNHIAMVVDEYGGVAGLVTIEDVLEQIVGDIEDEFDLDEDQDKILPMPDGSWRVHGLTEISQFNEAFGTAFSDHDVDTVGGLLSNHVGHVPHRGEVITLPPIRFEVLRADARQVHLLQVHREANADSASAASA, encoded by the coding sequence ATGAACGACCCCTATCCCAGTTCGAAGCCCGCTTACCTGAAGCAGGCCGATCGGCCCAGATCGCTGCTCGAACGCCTGTCAGACCTGATCTCCCCCGAGCCGGACACCCGCGCGGAATTGCTTGAAGTGCTCCAGGAAGCGCATGAGCGCAGCCTGATCGATGCCGATTCCCTGTCGATGATCGAGGGCGTGTTCCAGGTTTCCGAACTGACCGCCGCCGACATCATGGTGCCGCGCGCGCAGATGGATCTGGTCAATATCGCCGACGCGCCGGAGACCTTCATTCCGTTCATGCAGCAGACCGCGCACTCGCGCTTCCCGGTCTACGAAGGCAGCCGCGACAACATCATCGGCATCCTGCTGGCCAAGGACCTGCTGCGCTACTACACCGACCCAGCCTTCGACCTGCGCGAGACCCTGCGCCCGGCGGTGTTCATTCCCGAATCCAAGCGCCTGAACATCCTGCTGCGCGATTTCCGCATCAACCGCAACCACATCGCCATGGTCGTCGACGAATACGGCGGCGTGGCCGGGCTGGTGACGATCGAGGACGTGCTGGAACAGATCGTGGGCGATATCGAGGACGAGTTCGACCTCGACGAGGACCAGGACAAGATCCTGCCGATGCCCGACGGCAGCTGGCGCGTGCACGGCCTGACCGAGATCTCGCAGTTCAACGAGGCCTTCGGCACCGCCTTCTCCGACCACGATGTCGACACCGTCGGCGGGCTGCTGTCCAACCACGTGGGCCACGTGCCCCATCGCGGCGAAGTCATCACGCTGCCGCCGATCCGCTTCGAAGTGCTGCGCGCCGACGCGCGCCAGGTGCACCTGCTGCAGGTGCATCGCGAAGCCAACGCTGACAGCGCCAGCGCCGCCAGCGCATGA
- the glyQ gene encoding glycine--tRNA ligase subunit alpha, giving the protein MLTFQQMILTLQAYWDRQGCALLQPIDLEVGAGTSHVHTFLRAIGPEPWRAAYVQPSRRPKDGRYGENPNRLQHYYQYQVVLKPAPENILVLYLGSLEALGLDLKQNDIRFVEDDWENPTLGAWGLGWEVWLNGMEVTQFTYFQQVGGIDCKPITGEITYGIERLAMYLQKVENVYDLVWTEWVENGETRRLTYGDVYHQNEVEQSTYNFEHSNTEILFRHFAEHEGEAKRLMGNGDGADAAAETGTRLALPAYEQVLKAAHTFNLLDARGAISVTERAAYIGRIRNLSRQVAQAYYDSREALGFPMCGQRDGARA; this is encoded by the coding sequence ATGCTGACCTTCCAACAAATGATTCTGACCCTGCAGGCCTACTGGGACCGGCAGGGCTGCGCGCTGTTGCAACCCATCGATCTGGAGGTCGGCGCCGGCACTTCCCACGTCCACACCTTCCTGCGCGCGATCGGCCCCGAGCCGTGGCGGGCCGCCTACGTGCAGCCGTCGCGGCGCCCGAAGGACGGCCGCTACGGCGAGAACCCCAACCGGCTGCAGCACTACTACCAATACCAGGTGGTGCTCAAGCCCGCGCCCGAGAACATCCTTGTGTTGTACCTGGGCTCGCTCGAGGCGCTCGGCCTCGACCTGAAGCAGAACGACATCCGCTTCGTCGAGGACGACTGGGAGAACCCCACGCTGGGCGCCTGGGGCCTGGGCTGGGAAGTCTGGCTCAACGGCATGGAGGTGACCCAGTTCACCTACTTCCAGCAGGTGGGCGGCATCGACTGCAAGCCCATCACCGGTGAAATCACCTACGGCATCGAACGCCTGGCGATGTACCTGCAGAAGGTCGAGAACGTCTACGACCTGGTCTGGACCGAGTGGGTCGAGAACGGCGAGACGCGCCGCCTGACCTACGGCGACGTGTACCACCAGAACGAGGTGGAGCAATCCACCTACAACTTCGAGCACAGCAACACCGAAATCCTGTTCCGCCATTTCGCCGAGCACGAGGGCGAGGCCAAGCGGCTGATGGGCAATGGCGACGGTGCCGACGCCGCTGCGGAAACCGGCACGCGCCTGGCGCTGCCGGCCTACGAACAGGTGCTCAAGGCCGCGCACACCTTCAACCTGCTCGATGCGCGCGGCGCGATCTCGGTCACCGAGCGCGCAGCGTATATCGGCCGCATCCGCAACCTGTCGCGCCAGGTGGCGCAGGCCTACTACGACTCGCGCGAGGCCCTCGGCTTCCCGATGTGCGGCCAGCGCGACGGAGCGCGGGCATGA
- the lnt gene encoding apolipoprotein N-acyltransferase encodes MKLPAPLPDGAAADAGTAGVPGARAQSRAAMLARLLLAGVLGIAHTQAFAPHDWWWLQILSLAGLAALIADAPRTRAAGAIGYAFGLGWFLSGIWWLYISMHVYGEMPSWMAALAVLLFSGFLSLYPALAGAFWHRLTARLPAGTLLAPLAFGAAWGLSEWLRGVVFTGFPWLSGGYAHADGPLAGYAPVLGVYGIGALAAAVAALLAAAVRGLGRGERGRALGALALAGLVPAAGAALAPLAWTTPAGKPLTVRLLQGNVAQDIKFEPVGIQRSIELYRDMITAAPADLVVTPETAFPVILQELPVEVAVAVRDYALTSGTTVLFGAAGADSPVDFTNSVFGLGPETERLYRYNKHHLVPFGEFIPLGFRWFVDMMKMPLGDFRRGGLDQASLPVRGVRVAPNICYEDLFGEEIAQTLRQQPAPANLLANLTNLAWFGDTIALDQHLQISRMRALETRRPMLRSTNTGMTAVVRPDGTVQQRLPTFTVGTLTAEVQGMHGLTPYIRWGNAPVLALIALVLGMAAWRARRAGGRRRG; translated from the coding sequence ATGAAGCTTCCCGCCCCGCTCCCCGACGGCGCCGCAGCCGACGCCGGCACGGCGGGCGTGCCCGGCGCGCGCGCGCAGTCGCGCGCCGCGATGCTGGCGCGCCTGCTGCTGGCCGGCGTGCTCGGCATCGCCCATACCCAGGCCTTCGCCCCGCATGACTGGTGGTGGCTGCAGATCCTGTCGCTGGCAGGCCTGGCCGCGCTGATCGCCGATGCCCCGCGCACGCGCGCGGCCGGCGCGATCGGCTATGCCTTCGGGCTGGGCTGGTTCCTGTCCGGCATCTGGTGGCTCTATATCAGCATGCACGTGTACGGCGAGATGCCGTCGTGGATGGCCGCGCTGGCGGTGCTGCTGTTCTCGGGCTTCCTGTCGCTCTACCCAGCGCTGGCCGGCGCGTTCTGGCACCGGCTGACGGCGCGCCTGCCCGCGGGCACGCTGCTGGCGCCGCTGGCGTTCGGTGCAGCGTGGGGCCTGAGCGAATGGCTGCGCGGCGTGGTGTTCACCGGCTTTCCGTGGCTGTCGGGCGGCTATGCGCACGCCGACGGCCCGCTGGCGGGGTACGCGCCGGTGCTGGGCGTGTATGGCATCGGCGCGCTGGCCGCCGCGGTGGCGGCGCTGCTCGCCGCCGCCGTGCGCGGGCTAGGCCGTGGCGAACGGGGCCGCGCGCTGGGCGCGCTGGCGCTGGCCGGGCTGGTGCCCGCCGCCGGCGCGGCGCTGGCGCCGCTGGCCTGGACCACGCCCGCGGGCAAGCCGCTGACGGTGCGGCTGCTGCAGGGCAACGTGGCGCAGGACATCAAGTTCGAGCCCGTGGGCATCCAGCGCTCGATCGAGCTGTACCGCGACATGATCACCGCGGCGCCTGCCGACCTGGTGGTGACGCCCGAAACCGCGTTCCCGGTGATCCTGCAGGAGCTGCCGGTCGAGGTGGCCGTCGCCGTGCGCGACTACGCGCTCACCAGCGGCACCACGGTGCTGTTTGGCGCCGCCGGCGCCGATTCCCCGGTCGACTTCACCAACAGCGTGTTCGGCCTGGGGCCGGAAACCGAGCGCCTGTACCGCTACAACAAGCACCACCTGGTGCCGTTCGGCGAATTCATCCCGCTGGGCTTCCGCTGGTTCGTCGACATGATGAAGATGCCGCTGGGCGACTTCCGCCGCGGCGGGCTGGACCAGGCCTCGCTGCCGGTGCGGGGCGTGCGCGTGGCGCCGAACATCTGCTACGAGGATTTGTTCGGCGAAGAAATCGCGCAGACGCTGCGCCAGCAGCCGGCGCCGGCCAACCTGCTGGCCAACCTGACCAACCTGGCGTGGTTCGGCGACACCATCGCGCTGGACCAGCACCTGCAGATCTCGCGCATGCGGGCATTGGAAACGCGCCGTCCGATGCTGCGCTCGACCAATACCGGCATGACCGCGGTGGTGCGCCCGGACGGCACGGTGCAGCAACGCCTGCCGACCTTCACCGTCGGCACGCTGACGGCCGAGGTGCAGGGCATGCACGGGCTGACGCCCTATATCCGCTGGGGCAACGCGCCGGTGCTGGCGCTGATCGCGCTGGTGCTGGGAATGGCGGCGTGGCGCGCGCGCCGGGCAGGCGGGCGCAGGCGCGGCTGA